The Paraburkholderia caffeinilytica genome segment GCTGGCGGCACCGGGTGAGAAGGCGTCGCTGCGCATTGTCGGCAATCTGCCGTACAACATTTCGAGCCCGCTGCTGTTTCATCTGACCACGTTCGCGCATCGCGTGATCGATCAGCATTTCATGCTGCAGAACGAGGTCGTCGAGCGCATGGTGGCGGAGCCGGGCACCAAGGCGTTCAGCCGCCTCTCGGTGATGCTGCAGTACCGTTACGTGATCGACAAGCAACTCGACGTGCCGCCTGAAGCATTCCAGCCGCCGCCGAAGGTCGATTCGGCGATCGTGCGGATGATCCCGTACGAACTGCATGAACTGCCGGCCGTGGACGAGCGCGTGCTCGGCGAAGTGGTGACGGCGGCCTTCTCGCAGCGGCGCAAGATGTTGCGCAACACCTTGGCGGCGTTTCGTGACGCGGTGGATTTCGAAGCACTGGGCTTCGATCTGCAGCGCCGCGCCGAAGATGTGCCGGTGGCCGAATATGTGCGCGTGGCGCAGATCGTGGCGGCTTCGCCGTCGCGCGGTGCCGTTTAGGGCGCGCGCCCGGCGCCCGTACTGCGCCTAGGCGGCCCGACGCTTCGCCGGTGCATTGACCAGCGCGATGCCGGTCAGCACCAGCCCCGCGGCCATCAAAAAGCGCAGACTGAACGACTCGCCGAGCAACAACACGCCGAAGCTCACGCCGAACAACGGCGTCAGGAACGAGAACACCGACAGGCGCGACGCGGTGTAACGCGTCAGCAGCCAGAACCACACCAGATAGCTGACGAACGCCACGATCACCGCCTGATACGCAAGGCTCATCACCGCCAGCGGCGTGACGGTTTCCACGCGTGCCTGGCCCAGCCCCAGCGCGAGCGCGATCAGCACTACCGCCGACACCGCCAATTGATAGAACAGCGTCTTGCTGGCGCTCGATTGGGCGAGGCGCGTGGCGCGCACCACCACGGTGGTCGCCGCCCACGTAACGCCGGCCAGCACGCCGAGCGCGTCGCCGGCCACACCTGCCAGCATCGACCCCTGCGCCGCATGGCCGTGCAGGAAGCCGTCGGCGAACGCCAGCGCCATCCCCGCAAACGCCACCAGGATGCCGAGCCACTGAATGCGCCGCATCCGCTCGCCGTCGACGAACCAGTGCAGCCCGAGCGCGGTGAAGCACGGCGCGGTGTACAGAAAGACCGCCATGCGCGAAGCGCTGGTCAGCGTCAGGCCGAGAAAAATGCACACGAATTCCGCCGCGAACAGTACGCCCGCGAGCAAGCCCGCTCCCAGCGTGCCGTCGTCGCGAAAGAGGGGCGTGCCGCGCGAGCGCGCCCAGCCCCATACCAGTACGGCCGCGATTGCCGAGCGCAGGCCCGCCTGAAACACCGGCGGCAGCGTCGCATTGGTGCTTTTGATCGCAACCTGCTGGAACCCCCAGATCGCGCACAGCCCGATCATCAGAACGATGGCGAAGCTATCCGGGGCGCGGCGCGCGGGCAGGGCGGTGGTGCTCATGGCGGGGGCGTGGCGATCAAAGGTCATACCATATCAAAATCGTCCCCGCTACGATGCGATGACCCCATCGCCTACGCGTGCTTCTTGCAGGCTGCAAGCACTTCGATGACATAACAACACTTACGTCAGTCTATTTTCTTACAGCCCCTGTTTCGCGCTAAGGTTCACTCACACGCATTTCGTCAGCTTATTCAGACAGCCTGAACGGGCCGTCGTGCGAGGTTCCGATGTGGACATTGGGACTTTGCACTGTACCTGTCGATTTGCGCGGCCTCAAAAGAACAGCGTGCCGGTACTTTGCGTCAAGCGTGGCGGTGTCGAAATATCCGTGAAAAGCGGGAATCTGTACGAGGAGACGAAATGAAGCGCGTAAGCAGATGGGCGATGGCCGCGGTGCCGGCGGCACTGGCGTGTCAAATGGCGCACGCTCAATCGAGTGTGACGCTCTACGGCGTGATCGACGAAAGTGTGCGGTATCTGACCCACGCAAACCAGGCCGGCGATTCGTCGATCGGACTCGGCAGCGGCGGTATGACCGAAAGCCGCTGGGGGATACGGGGCGTCGAGGATCTGGGCGGTGGCTGGTCGACGTTCTTCAAGCTCGAAAACCGTTTCTATATCAATAGCGGCCAAAGCGATCCCACCTTGCCGTTCTTCAATGAAGCGCAGGTGGGTGTGCGCTCGGATTCCTACGGTCAGGTGATCCTGGGCCGTCAGTACAACGTGATGATCGAGGGCGTGACCATCGGCGGCTACGGCAGCAATATCTGGATTCCGTACGACTTCAGCTTTCAGCCGGAAGTGACGATGACAGGCGGCATCTGGACCAGCAACCAGGTGCAGTATCAGGCGAAATATGCCGGTTTTCATCTTGCCGCCGGCTACGCGTTCGGTGGTAACGCGGGCAATTCGTACGGCAGTCAG includes the following:
- the rsmA gene encoding 16S rRNA (adenine(1518)-N(6)/adenine(1519)-N(6))-dimethyltransferase RsmA, whose protein sequence is MSTSRQQQGRHQGHIARKRFGQNFLVDMGVIDSIVDVIRPQRGERMVEIGPGLGALTEPLIERLATPEAPLHAVELDRDLIGRLKTKFGDLLELHAGDALAFDFGTLAAPGEKASLRIVGNLPYNISSPLLFHLTTFAHRVIDQHFMLQNEVVERMVAEPGTKAFSRLSVMLQYRYVIDKQLDVPPEAFQPPPKVDSAIVRMIPYELHELPAVDERVLGEVVTAAFSQRRKMLRNTLAAFRDAVDFEALGFDLQRRAEDVPVAEYVRVAQIVAASPSRGAV
- a CDS encoding DMT family transporter; its protein translation is MSTTALPARRAPDSFAIVLMIGLCAIWGFQQVAIKSTNATLPPVFQAGLRSAIAAVLVWGWARSRGTPLFRDDGTLGAGLLAGVLFAAEFVCIFLGLTLTSASRMAVFLYTAPCFTALGLHWFVDGERMRRIQWLGILVAFAGMALAFADGFLHGHAAQGSMLAGVAGDALGVLAGVTWAATTVVVRATRLAQSSASKTLFYQLAVSAVVLIALALGLGQARVETVTPLAVMSLAYQAVIVAFVSYLVWFWLLTRYTASRLSVFSFLTPLFGVSFGVLLLGESFSLRFLMAAGLVLTGIALVNAPAKRRAA
- a CDS encoding porin, coding for MKRVSRWAMAAVPAALACQMAHAQSSVTLYGVIDESVRYLTHANQAGDSSIGLGSGGMTESRWGIRGVEDLGGGWSTFFKLENRFYINSGQSDPTLPFFNEAQVGVRSDSYGQVILGRQYNVMIEGVTIGGYGSNIWIPYDFSFQPEVTMTGGIWTSNQVQYQAKYAGFHLAAGYAFGGNAGNSYGSQIGVAAAYAPGGPFTFGGAYQESKDSVNGAASKAWTFGGSYTWNMTRFSVGYIVNQNDAGFSNFANGPFTAPALTALKYTDFSRRRMIMGGITQQVGTTWHFAANVWRTLQDGKTAAQDGSAWQYQLVADYNLSLRTDVYLEGDYSLYRGDLIGAQLQGVNGVGLAQKGSQIGVMAGIRHQF